Proteins encoded together in one Candidatus Bathyarchaeota archaeon window:
- a CDS encoding stage II sporulation protein M, producing the protein MGVASGFAISTLSLQVQVSYTAFFQVRIAPAYAVYAVFGPVGLIAITALNNFLLVLAAYYVPILYGIYQIKYYKKHLNKFQGMKYLRLGVFFPAFKSLNPLERDLYLGLTLYSLVLSFSIGVLSIGFFLGSIMALGRFNVFIWYLTYSIPHGLPEFFTIILACSSGLGLRDFLILNYPKNDLKTMEERLRKRVRLRYAIFYLTICLAFLFFAALLEYYVSVTFANLMTHNILKLLKSLQSKG; encoded by the coding sequence TTGGGTGTTGCCTCTGGGTTTGCGATTTCAACACTTAGCCTCCAAGTACAGGTATCCTATACAGCTTTCTTCCAAGTTAGGATAGCTCCGGCGTACGCTGTTTACGCAGTGTTCGGGCCGGTTGGTCTTATCGCGATTACGGCTTTGAATAACTTTCTTCTAGTTTTAGCCGCCTACTATGTGCCCATCCTATACGGAATTTACCAAATTAAATATTATAAGAAGCATTTGAATAAATTTCAAGGAATGAAATACTTGAGGCTTGGAGTGTTTTTCCCTGCCTTTAAATCCCTCAACCCTCTAGAGCGAGATCTTTATCTCGGGTTAACTTTGTACAGTCTGGTGTTATCGTTTTCGATTGGAGTCTTGAGCATAGGTTTTTTCTTAGGTTCAATCATGGCTTTAGGACGTTTCAACGTCTTCATTTGGTATCTAACCTATAGCATCCCTCATGGACTCCCAGAGTTCTTTACCATAATCCTTGCCTGCTCGTCTGGGCTGGGATTGAGAGATTTCCTCATTTTAAACTATCCTAAAAATGATTTGAAAACAATGGAAGAGCGATTGAGAAAACGCGTTAGGTTAAGGTACGCGATTTTTTACTTAACAATCTGTTTGGCATTTTTATTCTTTGCGGCTCTCTTAGAATACTATGTGTCAGTAACCTTCGCGAACTTAATGACACATAATATCTTGAAGCTCTTAAAATCCCTTCAGAGTAAAGGATAA